From Geobacter sp., one genomic window encodes:
- a CDS encoding sensor histidine kinase, translating into MVGNLALSDRFLEQLAYNEKMAELGRLAAGVIHELNTPLSVIAAAAQLILREDGLSESVVELVERIGGEAQRLSQMSRGILSFSRQDGGGGDEADLNLVLSDVVQMLAYEIQKRSVTVHEHFDHDFPLLRIDAGRLKQVFINLIMNALQAMNSGGSLTLRTLQSDAGSCEVHIADTGYGIADSDIDQIFEPFFTTKGAGEGTGLGLFVTRQIIAAEGGEITVESQVGQGTSFIIRFPLLLS; encoded by the coding sequence ATGGTAGGCAATCTGGCGCTGAGTGACCGCTTCCTGGAGCAGCTTGCCTATAATGAGAAAATGGCCGAGCTGGGGCGACTGGCTGCAGGGGTCATTCATGAACTCAATACGCCACTTTCGGTCATTGCCGCAGCTGCCCAGTTGATACTGCGCGAGGACGGGCTGTCGGAGAGCGTTGTCGAGCTTGTGGAGCGGATTGGCGGTGAGGCCCAGCGGCTCTCCCAGATGAGCCGTGGTATCCTCTCCTTTTCCCGGCAGGATGGCGGAGGGGGAGACGAGGCAGATCTCAATCTCGTCCTGAGCGATGTGGTGCAGATGCTTGCCTACGAGATCCAGAAGCGTTCGGTGACGGTCCACGAGCATTTCGACCATGATTTTCCGTTGCTGCGCATCGATGCCGGGCGTCTCAAGCAGGTCTTCATCAACCTGATCATGAATGCCTTGCAGGCGATGAACAGCGGCGGCTCCCTCACCCTGCGGACGCTCCAGTCCGATGCGGGGAGCTGTGAAGTGCATATTGCCGATACCGGTTACGGTATTGCCGACAGCGACATCGACCAGATATTTGAACCGTTCTTCACCACCAAGGGGGCAGGGGAGGGGACCGGGCTCGGGCTGTTCGTCACCCGGCAGATCATCGCTGCCGAGGGGGGCGAGATCACGGTCGAAAGCCAGGTCGGGCAGGGCACCAGTTTCATCATCCGTTTTCCCCTGCTGCTTTCCTGA
- a CDS encoding response regulator, translating to MKILIADDDPVSLHLLERSLANWNYEVVCAVDGNSAWEVMQGEDAPRLAVLDWIMPDPDGIEICRRLRQNQLTAEDYTYIIILTQKSSLTDIVAGLRAGADDYIIKPFIPQDLQVRVEAGKRIVELQQRLLDAQQALTAQISHDIPTRTWNRDTILAHIRAELNRTRRKNGSASIAVLKVENFASLCSNAGDVLAEHALCEYLQCIRNAIRSYDSIGRFTEDEFLILFPETASQNMPTIISRLQKALEERQVLLENVAETISLSIGVVTFQGSPHIDEVISAATESLQTARQQSDSRIHFSTLQRTG from the coding sequence ATGAAGATCTTAATCGCAGACGATGATCCTGTTTCGTTGCACTTGCTGGAACGATCGCTCGCAAACTGGAACTATGAAGTGGTATGCGCCGTTGACGGCAACTCTGCCTGGGAGGTCATGCAGGGGGAAGACGCACCGCGGCTGGCAGTACTCGATTGGATCATGCCCGATCCCGACGGGATCGAGATCTGCAGGCGCCTTCGCCAGAATCAGCTCACGGCAGAGGATTATACCTACATCATCATCCTGACCCAGAAATCGTCACTGACCGATATCGTTGCCGGACTCAGGGCAGGAGCAGACGACTACATCATCAAGCCGTTCATCCCCCAGGACCTGCAGGTAAGGGTCGAGGCAGGAAAAAGGATCGTGGAACTGCAGCAGCGGCTCCTGGATGCGCAACAGGCTCTCACAGCGCAGATCTCCCACGACATTCCCACGCGAACTTGGAACCGCGACACGATCCTTGCCCATATCCGGGCAGAGCTGAACCGTACGCGACGCAAGAACGGCTCCGCAAGCATTGCCGTACTCAAGGTGGAAAATTTTGCGTCGTTGTGCAGCAACGCAGGTGATGTCCTGGCTGAACACGCACTCTGCGAATACCTGCAGTGCATCAGGAACGCAATCCGCTCCTACGACTCCATCGGACGCTTCACCGAAGACGAATTCCTCATCCTTTTTCCGGAAACCGCCAGCCAAAATATGCCGACGATCATTTCACGACTCCAGAAGGCTCTCGAGGAAAGGCAAGTGTTGCTGGAGAACGTTGCAGAAACCATCTCCCTCTCCATCGGGGTCGTCACCTTTCAGGGATCTCCGCACATAGACGAGGTGATCTCGGCAGCCACGGAATCCCTGCAGACGGCACGGCAGCAGAGCGACTCCAGGATACACTTCAGCACCCTGCAGCGGACAGGGTAG
- a CDS encoding HAMP domain-containing protein, with protein MRIKTNLLIALFLVIAVMLITVGYLGWSSLRVNHQLRRLSPSIMYLEGIAATRAGMTRQMKEVIDSAGPHAESSQSDFKKTAAIVEQGFSRWEAAVTLQRELNVPGEEDDLKELTELRELHAQWQDLAQEVIDLNLQGKHKEARLLLSESSLKVNEGALLSGIDDALEDGVSEVQTEFHYLVMTLGRLPWFGNQALRILERTQATVNSVIAVSRINAGINKQARELMDDISSPVSTLRPFGWSGNETQASLIEFRRAARTLVDLGDASGTRLLSEALTLERQYRQFTVLCQQAMLSRQVGNIDKAAAQADVVIDKLMKEGLIPNIHTSLEIGTRDIQRLSSLAGWQGIGLVFAGALLVIGTLIASLRGIFRTFATLEEGTSAITAGDLGHRINLPPSTELGRLAASFNTMTDTLQRSRTELEELNAELEQRVQERTAQLATVNADLRLFSSSVSHDLRTPLSAIGGYSQLILLEQGDSLPPAVKTSLQHIVESAAEMSSIIDALLKLGRITEKEIGHGSVDLTLLATHIAADLNARSFGRQITMEIEDGMAVQGDEQLLRLALENLLGNAWKFTTHREEARITVASRNEGGETVYYVQDNGAGFDMSLAGELFKPFSRLHTDEEFSGTGIGLATVQRIIARHGGRIWAEGTPGRGATFFFTLGET; from the coding sequence ATGCGTATCAAAACAAACCTCCTCATAGCACTTTTCCTCGTCATCGCCGTCATGCTGATCACCGTCGGCTATCTCGGCTGGAGTTCCCTGCGCGTCAACCACCAGTTACGCAGGTTGTCACCATCCATCATGTACCTTGAAGGGATTGCCGCAACCCGTGCCGGGATGACACGCCAGATGAAAGAGGTCATCGACAGCGCAGGCCCCCATGCAGAGAGCTCCCAGTCCGATTTCAAAAAAACCGCCGCCATTGTCGAGCAGGGGTTCAGCCGCTGGGAAGCAGCCGTTACCCTCCAGCGCGAACTGAATGTCCCGGGTGAAGAAGACGACCTCAAGGAACTGACCGAACTGCGGGAACTTCATGCGCAATGGCAGGATCTCGCTCAGGAAGTCATCGACCTCAATCTGCAGGGAAAGCACAAAGAGGCCCGCCTGCTTCTATCGGAAAGTTCGCTGAAGGTCAACGAAGGAGCGCTCCTCAGCGGCATCGATGACGCACTGGAAGACGGTGTTTCCGAGGTACAGACGGAATTTCACTACCTGGTCATGACACTGGGAAGGCTCCCCTGGTTTGGCAACCAAGCGCTGCGCATTCTGGAACGGACCCAGGCCACGGTCAATTCGGTGATTGCGGTCAGCCGGATCAATGCCGGCATCAACAAGCAGGCCAGAGAACTGATGGACGATATCAGCTCGCCGGTCTCCACCCTGCGCCCCTTTGGCTGGTCAGGTAACGAGACCCAGGCATCGCTCATCGAATTCAGACGTGCTGCGCGGACACTCGTGGATCTTGGCGACGCCAGTGGCACCCGCCTCCTTTCCGAAGCGCTGACGCTGGAGCGGCAGTACCGACAGTTTACGGTGCTCTGCCAGCAGGCCATGCTGAGCAGACAGGTGGGAAATATCGACAAGGCTGCTGCCCAGGCCGATGTGGTCATCGACAAACTCATGAAAGAGGGGCTCATCCCCAACATCCACACGTCGCTGGAGATCGGTACCCGTGATATCCAGCGCTTGAGTTCTCTCGCCGGTTGGCAGGGGATCGGTCTCGTCTTTGCCGGCGCCCTGCTGGTCATCGGCACCCTCATTGCCTCCCTGCGAGGTATTTTCAGGACCTTCGCCACTCTCGAAGAAGGGACCTCCGCCATTACCGCAGGAGACCTGGGGCACCGCATCAATCTCCCCCCCTCCACCGAACTGGGCCGTCTTGCAGCGTCCTTCAATACCATGACCGACACCCTGCAGCGGTCGCGGACAGAGTTGGAGGAACTCAATGCGGAGCTCGAGCAGCGTGTGCAGGAGCGGACCGCCCAGCTCGCCACAGTCAACGCAGATCTGCGGCTGTTCAGCTCTTCGGTCAGCCACGACCTGCGAACCCCCCTATCCGCCATCGGTGGCTACAGCCAGTTGATACTGCTCGAACAGGGTGATTCTCTTCCTCCTGCGGTCAAAACATCACTGCAGCATATTGTGGAGAGCGCCGCCGAGATGTCCTCCATTATCGATGCACTGCTGAAGCTGGGGAGAATAACGGAAAAGGAGATCGGCCATGGCAGTGTCGATCTGACGCTGCTAGCCACCCATATCGCCGCCGACCTCAACGCACGATCCTTTGGCAGACAAATTACTATGGAAATAGAGGACGGGATGGCCGTGCAAGGCGACGAACAGCTGCTGAGGCTGGCGCTGGAAAACCTGCTGGGCAATGCCTGGAAATTCACGACGCACCGCGAAGAGGCCCGGATCACCGTTGCGTCCCGCAACGAAGGGGGGGAAACCGTCTACTACGTGCAGGACAACGGGGCCGGATTCGATATGAGCCTGGCAGGCGAGCTGTTCAAACCGTTTTCCCGACTGCACACGGACGAGGAGTTCAGCGGCACCGGAATCGGCCTTGCCACCGTCCAGCGGATCATCGCCCGTCACGGGGGCAGGATCTGGGCCGAAGGAACCCCGGGCAGGGGGGCGACCTTCTTCTTTACCCTGGGAGAGACATAG
- a CDS encoding P-II family nitrogen regulator (indirectly regulates nitrogen metabolism; at high nitrogen levels P-II prevents the phosphorylation of NR-I, the transcriptional activator of the glutamine synthetase gene (glnA); at low nitrogen levels P-II is uridylylated to form PII-UMP and interacts with an adenylyltransferase (GlnE) that activates GlnA), which produces MKLIEAIIKPFKLDEVKDALNEIGIEGITVCEVKGFGRQKGHTELYRGAEYVVDFIPKVKLEIAVADELVSKVVETIQNTAKTGRIGDGKIFILALEEAVRIRTGEKGTDAI; this is translated from the coding sequence ATGAAACTGATAGAGGCGATAATCAAGCCGTTCAAACTCGATGAAGTCAAGGATGCACTGAATGAAATCGGTATCGAAGGGATCACGGTCTGTGAAGTCAAGGGATTCGGTCGGCAGAAGGGGCACACCGAATTGTACCGTGGTGCAGAATACGTTGTCGATTTCATCCCGAAGGTCAAGCTGGAGATTGCGGTGGCTGACGAACTGGTGAGCAAGGTGGTTGAGACCATCCAGAATACCGCCAAGACGGGCCGCATTGGCGATGGCAAGATATTCATCCTGGCGCTGGAAGAGGCTGTGCGGATCAGGACCGGAGAAAAAGGTACTGACGCGATTTAA
- a CDS encoding inositol monophosphatase, with translation MQRYLAVAVDAARAAGRLQRERLGSVMAVAFKGEINLVTEVDRESEELIVGMLRAACPDSDIVAEENDYGARRTNLAWIVDPLDGTTNFAHGFPWFAVSIALEVDGEIRVGVVYHPCLDELFTAVRGEGAFLNGRRLAVSDRAPLKSCLLATGFPYDRTWDNENNFDNFCRFQMAARGVRRFGAAALDLAYVAAGRLDGYWECKLKPWDVAAGRLLVEEAGGRMSNHVGEAFSIYDHRILASNGLVHEEMRGLLQRDGSRGVPV, from the coding sequence ATGCAGCGATATCTGGCAGTGGCGGTCGATGCTGCACGGGCTGCAGGGCGGTTGCAGCGGGAGAGGCTCGGCAGTGTCATGGCAGTGGCGTTCAAGGGGGAGATCAACTTGGTCACCGAGGTGGACAGGGAGAGCGAGGAGCTGATCGTTGGCATGCTGCGGGCAGCGTGCCCCGATTCGGACATCGTTGCCGAGGAGAACGACTACGGAGCACGGCGGACGAACCTGGCCTGGATCGTCGATCCCCTGGACGGCACCACCAATTTTGCCCATGGCTTCCCCTGGTTTGCCGTCTCCATTGCCCTGGAGGTGGATGGCGAGATCAGGGTAGGCGTGGTCTATCACCCCTGTCTCGACGAGCTGTTTACTGCCGTGCGTGGCGAGGGGGCCTTTCTCAATGGCCGGCGGCTTGCCGTTTCCGACCGCGCCCCCTTGAAGAGCTGCCTGCTGGCAACCGGTTTCCCCTATGACCGGACCTGGGACAATGAGAACAACTTCGACAATTTCTGCCGATTCCAGATGGCAGCCAGGGGAGTCAGGCGATTCGGTGCAGCAGCCCTCGATCTGGCATATGTGGCGGCAGGGAGGCTCGATGGCTACTGGGAGTGCAAGCTGAAGCCGTGGGACGTTGCGGCCGGGCGGCTGCTGGTGGAGGAGGCGGGAGGGCGGATGTCAAACCATGTTGGAGAGGCTTTTTCGATCTACGACCACCGGATTCTGGCAAGTAACGGCCTCGTGCACGAAGAGATGCGAGGTCTGCTCCAGCGGGACGGGTCACGGGGAGTTCCGGTTTAG
- a CDS encoding MMPL family transporter — protein sequence MNLSELFIKRPIMTSLVMIAVMIFGLFAYRLLPVNDLPNVDYPTIQVTSNLPGANPETMASAVATPLERQFSTIAGLDSMTSTNGQGISIITLKFTLEKNIDAAAQDVQAAISKAARQLPQDMPNPPSYQKVNPADQPVIYLALSSPTLPLSEVNEYADTVISPRISMINGVAQVLVYGSQKFAVRVELDPRALATRKIGIDEVANALARWNVNIPTGILDGKTQSFTIQATGQLYNAAAYRPMIVAYRDGAPVRLQDVGTVLDSVENDKIAAWYNTKDTSTRAIVLAIQRQPGTNTIEVVDRIKAQIPSFRNQIPASVDINVLFDRSTMIRESVADVKFTLLLTICLVIMVIFLFLRNLSATVIPSLALPLSIIGTFAAMYALGFSVNNITLMALTLSVGFVVDDAIVMLENIVRHMEHGEKPLEAAFRGSREIGFTILSMTISLVAVFIPVLFMAGMLGRMLHEFAVTITVAILISGLVSLTLTPMLCSRFLKPANEASHGRLYNVMERFFNGMLRLYERSLARVLRYRRTTIVGTLLMTGLTIWLFTRMPMGLLPADDIGGIFAFTEGAQGVSFEEMKRNQMELVKIVQKEPNVEAFMSAVGASGSRVGSNSGFMFIKLKPRHERKLNADQIIQRLRPKVMGVPGIMMFMQNPPPIRLEATLAKAQYQFVLQSPDSEDLYRNATAFEQKVRALPMIQDVTSDLQIKNPQVNMEIDRNRAASLGITSQQIEDALYYAYGSRQVSTIYSPSNQYRVILELQQQYQRDPASLGLLYVRSDSGQLVPLASLGTLKPGLGPLSVNHLGQITSVTVSFNLKPGVPLGDAVNAIQKEARTLPASITTGFQGTAQVYQASTKGLALLLVLSIVVIYIVLGILYESYIHPLTILSGLPSAGFGALVTLLIFGKDLNLYSFVGIIMLIGIVKKNAIMMIDFALEAERNDGKSPMDAIYQGAIVRFRPIMMTTMAALMGTLPIALGIGAGAESRRPLGLAVVGGLLVSQLLTLYITPVVYYYFDRVQKMAREAIARKRRRQMKTGT from the coding sequence GTGAACCTGTCCGAACTGTTCATTAAACGGCCGATCATGACCAGTCTGGTCATGATCGCGGTCATGATCTTCGGCCTCTTCGCCTACCGTCTCCTGCCGGTCAACGACCTGCCGAACGTCGACTATCCGACGATCCAGGTCACCTCCAACCTGCCGGGAGCCAATCCGGAAACCATGGCCAGCGCCGTGGCCACCCCTCTGGAACGGCAGTTCTCTACCATTGCCGGCCTCGATTCCATGACCTCCACCAACGGCCAGGGGATCTCCATCATCACCCTCAAGTTCACCCTGGAGAAAAATATCGATGCCGCTGCCCAGGACGTCCAGGCGGCGATCTCCAAGGCGGCCCGCCAGCTCCCCCAGGACATGCCGAATCCACCTTCCTACCAGAAGGTCAACCCGGCCGACCAGCCGGTCATCTACCTCGCCCTCAGCTCGCCGACGCTCCCCCTGTCCGAGGTGAACGAATACGCCGACACCGTCATCTCGCCGCGCATCTCCATGATCAACGGGGTTGCGCAGGTGCTGGTCTACGGTTCGCAGAAATTCGCCGTCAGGGTCGAGCTCGATCCGCGGGCCCTGGCGACCAGGAAGATCGGCATCGACGAGGTGGCAAACGCTCTGGCGCGCTGGAACGTCAACATCCCCACCGGCATCCTCGACGGCAAGACCCAATCGTTCACCATCCAGGCGACCGGACAGCTTTACAACGCCGCAGCCTACCGCCCGATGATCGTTGCCTACCGCGATGGGGCACCGGTCAGGCTGCAGGACGTGGGGACCGTCCTGGACAGCGTGGAAAACGACAAGATCGCGGCCTGGTACAACACAAAGGACACCTCGACCCGGGCCATCGTGCTTGCCATCCAGCGCCAGCCCGGCACCAACACCATCGAGGTCGTGGACCGGATCAAGGCCCAGATCCCCAGTTTCAGGAACCAGATCCCGGCATCAGTGGATATCAACGTCCTGTTCGACCGCTCCACCATGATCCGGGAGTCGGTCGCCGACGTGAAATTCACCCTGCTGCTCACCATCTGCCTGGTAATCATGGTGATCTTCCTCTTCCTGCGCAACCTGTCGGCCACGGTCATCCCGAGCCTGGCGCTGCCGCTTTCCATCATCGGCACCTTTGCCGCCATGTACGCCCTCGGCTTCTCGGTGAACAACATCACACTGATGGCCCTGACCCTCTCGGTCGGCTTCGTGGTGGACGACGCCATTGTCATGCTGGAAAACATCGTCCGGCACATGGAGCATGGGGAAAAGCCGCTGGAGGCCGCCTTTCGCGGCTCGCGCGAGATCGGTTTCACCATCCTCTCCATGACCATCTCCCTGGTGGCGGTCTTCATCCCGGTACTTTTCATGGCCGGCATGCTCGGCCGGATGCTGCACGAGTTCGCCGTCACCATCACCGTGGCCATCCTGATCTCCGGACTGGTCTCACTGACCCTCACCCCCATGCTCTGCAGCCGTTTCCTCAAACCGGCCAACGAAGCGTCCCATGGCCGACTCTACAACGTCATGGAGCGATTCTTCAACGGCATGCTCCGTCTCTATGAACGCTCCCTGGCCAGGGTACTCAGGTACCGTCGCACCACCATAGTCGGCACCCTGCTGATGACCGGACTGACCATCTGGCTTTTCACGAGGATGCCGATGGGGCTGTTGCCCGCCGACGACATCGGCGGCATCTTCGCGTTTACCGAAGGGGCACAGGGAGTCTCCTTCGAGGAGATGAAACGGAACCAGATGGAACTGGTGAAGATCGTCCAGAAGGAGCCGAACGTGGAGGCATTCATGTCGGCCGTTGGCGCCAGCGGCTCCCGGGTCGGCTCCAACAGCGGCTTCATGTTCATCAAACTGAAACCCCGCCATGAACGGAAACTGAATGCCGATCAGATCATCCAGCGGCTCAGGCCCAAGGTAATGGGGGTTCCCGGCATCATGATGTTCATGCAGAACCCGCCACCGATCCGCCTGGAAGCAACTCTCGCTAAGGCACAGTACCAGTTCGTCCTGCAGAGCCCCGACAGCGAAGATCTCTACCGGAACGCCACCGCATTCGAGCAGAAGGTGCGGGCCTTACCGATGATCCAGGATGTGACCAGCGACCTCCAGATCAAGAACCCCCAGGTAAACATGGAGATCGACCGGAATCGCGCGGCAAGCCTGGGCATCACCTCGCAGCAGATCGAGGACGCCCTCTACTACGCCTATGGCAGCCGGCAGGTCTCCACCATCTATTCCCCCTCCAACCAGTACCGGGTCATCCTGGAGTTACAGCAGCAGTATCAGCGGGACCCGGCATCGCTCGGGCTGCTCTATGTCCGGTCCGACAGCGGGCAACTGGTGCCGCTGGCCTCGCTGGGAACCCTGAAACCGGGTCTCGGGCCGCTGTCGGTGAACCATCTCGGGCAGATCACCTCAGTGACCGTCTCCTTCAACCTCAAGCCGGGGGTTCCCCTGGGCGATGCGGTGAATGCGATCCAGAAGGAGGCACGCACCCTTCCCGCCTCCATCACCACCGGCTTCCAGGGAACCGCCCAGGTCTATCAGGCATCGACCAAAGGGCTCGCCCTGCTCCTCGTCCTCTCCATCGTGGTGATCTACATCGTCCTCGGCATCCTCTACGAGAGCTACATCCACCCGCTGACCATACTCTCGGGCCTCCCTTCAGCCGGCTTCGGGGCGCTGGTCACCCTGCTCATCTTCGGCAAGGACTTAAACCTCTATTCCTTTGTCGGGATCATCATGCTGATCGGCATCGTCAAGAAAAACGCCATCATGATGATCGATTTTGCCCTGGAGGCGGAGCGCAACGACGGGAAAAGCCCGATGGACGCCATCTACCAGGGTGCCATCGTCCGTTTCCGTCCCATCATGATGACCACCATGGCGGCACTCATGGGAACCCTTCCCATCGCGCTGGGCATCGGCGCCGGCGCTGAATCGCGCCGCCCCCTGGGGCTCGCCGTCGTCGGCGGGCTCCTGGTCTCCCAGCTCCTCACCCTCTACATCACGCCGGTGGTCTACTACTACTTCGACCGGGTGCAGAAGATGGCCCGCGAGGCCATTGCCCGCAAGCGGCGCCGGCAGATGAAGACTGGCACCTGA
- the amt gene encoding ammonium transporter, with protein MKAKLTILWLVLAMVLMLAPAALFAEEATPAVPTQAAVSSAQKADAPASAEAPAAPAEAPKPATVDPVLNTGDTAWMLISSALVLVMLPGLALFYGGMVRSKNVLSTMMHSLVAMGIVGVQWAVIGYSLAFGPDAVGGLVGNFSKVMLNGLITFKDGAPVYTLFQNVATEPGAVPEYVFAMFQGMFAIITVALISGALAERIKFSAYCVFVLLWTTLVYDPLAHWVWMVDGWLFKKGALDFAGGTVVHLSSGISALAAIIFLGKRHGFPTERMAPHNLPFTLLGAGLLWFGWYGFNAGSAIAGVNTSDAAGGLAALAFTTTTIAPAAGGLAWMIAEWIHAGKPSALGFASGVVAGLVGITPAAGFVQPGSALIIGIGAGVICYLGVLMKAKLKYDDSLDAFGVHGVGGTFGAIITGVLATVGATGLTSGNVGQFVTQLIGVVAAGAYAFIVTLVIVFILDKTIGLRVEKEDEIMGLDNTQHSESAYN; from the coding sequence ATGAAAGCGAAACTAACGATTCTCTGGCTTGTCCTGGCCATGGTCCTGATGCTGGCACCTGCTGCGCTCTTTGCCGAAGAAGCAACTCCGGCTGTCCCGACCCAGGCAGCGGTCTCTTCGGCCCAGAAGGCTGATGCTCCGGCTTCGGCAGAAGCCCCGGCGGCACCTGCCGAGGCTCCCAAGCCCGCAACCGTCGATCCGGTGCTCAACACCGGCGACACCGCCTGGATGCTCATCTCATCCGCTCTGGTGCTGGTCATGCTTCCTGGCCTTGCCCTCTTCTACGGGGGGATGGTCCGCTCCAAGAACGTCCTTTCCACCATGATGCACTCCTTGGTGGCGATGGGCATCGTTGGCGTGCAGTGGGCGGTGATCGGCTACAGTCTTGCCTTTGGCCCCGACGCCGTCGGCGGGCTCGTCGGTAATTTCAGCAAGGTCATGCTGAACGGTCTGATCACCTTCAAGGATGGGGCTCCGGTCTATACATTGTTTCAGAATGTGGCGACCGAGCCCGGTGCAGTTCCCGAATACGTATTTGCCATGTTCCAGGGGATGTTTGCCATCATCACCGTGGCACTGATATCCGGTGCCCTTGCCGAGCGGATCAAGTTTTCTGCCTATTGCGTGTTCGTGCTGCTCTGGACAACCTTAGTCTACGATCCGCTTGCACACTGGGTCTGGATGGTTGACGGCTGGCTTTTCAAGAAGGGTGCCCTCGATTTTGCCGGCGGGACGGTTGTCCACCTCTCTTCCGGTATATCGGCCCTGGCAGCAATCATCTTCCTCGGCAAGCGTCACGGCTTCCCCACCGAGCGGATGGCCCCCCATAACCTTCCTTTCACCCTCCTCGGTGCAGGCCTGCTCTGGTTCGGCTGGTACGGGTTCAATGCCGGTAGCGCCATCGCCGGTGTCAATACCTCTGATGCGGCGGGCGGACTTGCCGCCCTGGCATTCACCACCACCACCATTGCACCTGCAGCCGGTGGACTGGCCTGGATGATCGCTGAATGGATTCATGCAGGCAAGCCTTCAGCCCTCGGCTTTGCATCGGGTGTGGTAGCCGGTCTGGTTGGGATTACTCCAGCAGCCGGTTTCGTGCAGCCAGGTTCGGCCCTGATCATCGGCATCGGCGCAGGCGTCATCTGCTATCTCGGTGTGCTGATGAAGGCGAAGCTCAAATACGACGACTCTCTCGATGCATTCGGCGTCCATGGCGTCGGCGGGACCTTCGGTGCAATCATCACCGGTGTTCTGGCGACTGTCGGTGCCACGGGCCTCACCTCCGGTAACGTCGGGCAATTCGTCACCCAGTTGATCGGCGTGGTGGCTGCCGGCGCCTATGCATTCATCGTTACCCTGGTGATAGTCTTCATCCTCGACAAGACCATCGGTCTGCGCGTGGAAAAGGAAGACGAGATCATGGGTCTCGACAATACCCAGCATTCGGAAAGTGCTTACAACTGA
- a CDS encoding response regulator encodes MNIKPILLVEDQPDDQFLTLRTLRKLKITNVMVANEGEEALRFLQGDKKQREEPPVLLPSLILLDLRMPKVDGFEFLEALRSDERIKEIPVIVLTSSPQEKDQTRCMQLGVKAYLNKPLDVYAFDRAMQQIGTA; translated from the coding sequence ATGAACATCAAGCCGATCCTTCTGGTAGAAGACCAGCCCGATGATCAGTTTTTGACGCTGAGAACACTGAGGAAGCTGAAAATTACCAATGTAATGGTCGCCAATGAAGGTGAAGAGGCGCTCCGCTTTCTACAGGGCGATAAAAAGCAGAGAGAGGAGCCGCCGGTATTGCTGCCGTCGTTGATCCTCCTCGATCTGCGGATGCCGAAGGTCGATGGATTCGAATTCCTGGAGGCTCTCAGGTCTGATGAGCGGATCAAAGAGATTCCGGTCATTGTCCTTACCTCCTCTCCCCAGGAAAAAGACCAGACCCGCTGCATGCAGCTTGGGGTCAAGGCGTACCTGAACAAACCTCTCGATGTCTATGCCTTTGACCGGGCCATGCAACAGATCGGGACGGCATAA
- a CDS encoding cytidylate kinase-like family protein, translated as MPYTLIPAIEQRISTLLEVARRVEREIATDKAKAKPKVTVTISREFGCEAYPMAEQLKKLLDAKTGETWALMDKALLEEVAKNQNVAESILQNLGEKGFVDDMIATLSPRWKSEKDHYRRLCQYIISLANVGNVIIVGRGGAIVTQSMENCYHFRMVAPHDFKIRSISKRLSIPHKEAEELIQKRQQQRDTFTNNFLNCDASDPTHYHLVFNNAKSTTDKIAETILCYLF; from the coding sequence ATGCCCTACACACTGATCCCCGCTATCGAACAGAGGATTTCCACGCTTTTGGAGGTTGCCAGGCGCGTGGAGAGAGAGATTGCCACGGACAAGGCCAAGGCGAAACCGAAGGTGACGGTGACCATCTCCCGCGAGTTCGGTTGTGAGGCCTATCCCATGGCCGAACAGTTGAAAAAGCTGCTGGATGCCAAGACCGGCGAAACCTGGGCGCTCATGGACAAGGCTCTCCTGGAGGAGGTGGCGAAGAACCAGAATGTCGCGGAGAGTATCCTGCAGAACCTGGGAGAAAAAGGTTTTGTGGACGACATGATTGCGACGCTCTCCCCCAGGTGGAAGAGCGAGAAGGATCACTACCGTCGACTCTGCCAGTATATCATCTCCCTTGCCAATGTGGGCAATGTCATCATTGTGGGGCGCGGCGGCGCCATCGTGACCCAGTCCATGGAAAACTGCTACCATTTCAGGATGGTTGCACCCCATGACTTCAAGATCCGTTCGATCTCCAAGAGGCTCTCCATTCCGCACAAAGAGGCGGAGGAACTCATCCAGAAAAGGCAACAGCAACGCGATACATTCACCAACAACTTTTTGAACTGCGACGCAAGCGACCCCACCCATTACCATCTGGTATTCAACAACGCAAAGAGCACCACGGACAAGATCGCGGAAACCATTCTCTGTTACCTGTTCTGA